GCAGGCAGACAcccacacagccacacactTGCATGGCTAAGCTGACATGCACAGGGGGCCACTTAACAGCTGCACACGCctgcgcgcgtgtgtgtgtgtgtgtgtgtatttttatttgccttcGCTGTCAAGAGTCAATTGACAAAGTTTAGCAAAttgaaaaggcaaaaaaaaagagagagtaGCTACAAAAAAGCATTTCTGGCATTCAAATGGGCGGCAATTTGCTTAAAAACGCCGCGGGGATCCAAACACACTTGCCGCAGTGTGCGTTCGGCTGTGCtggtgtgcgtgcgtgtgagAGTGTGCATGAGTGGGCAAAACGTTTAGTTCAATTGTTTGCGGACCACACAAAAAATCATAGCATACTTTCAGAGgccaaatgaatttttaatgcagAGAAAGGAATGCGAACATACCTACtgattgtttattattattaagcaCTTATATTTAAATGGAAGCAACAATGCCTGcttttatgattttatatgTAATTTATAAACAACATTCCTTCAAATCGAACTACTAGtgggaataaaaaaattggaataACTTTTTCCATGTGTACtattatttgttaaatttctTTCTATCACAAATACTTGCAATTactatatttttgtttaatttatacaagaatttgcattttatttacatttaattgaaaagccTAAATGAGATTCCATACCTGTCAGCTATAATAATTCCATTATTCTCATTCTGTGCCCCAAGGCTGGAATCACGCGCTGCAACATTGACGAATCCATGGACTCCAccaactccagctccacctGCCACAGCCCCATGATCTACCAACGTGACGAGACGCAGCTGTTGCAGCCAGGTAAGATGAATGGCTCGTATGGCTGCGAAGGGGGAAATCTTGGGTAATAGGAAGGCGTTTACCTCTCGTAACAGGAGCCACTGAGGGTCAATAAAAATACCAGCATGCACACATGCTCCCCTTTTGTAGGGGGAAAAGCACCACACATTTTTTCCCCTGGCCACAGCGCTCAAAATGTCACAAGTTGATTGTCATTGTCATATTGAATTTGACGAGGCTATTTCGTAGTCTCGTCTCTTTTTCACTCTCGTTTCTCGTCTCACGTTTCCTCGTCATTGGCATTTCACTCACATATCGCCTTTTTCCCCCTTCAAGGTTGCCTTGGATGCGAAGCATCTATATCACTAGCCTCCATCCGCCCACCGCCCagatttattttagtttgtatttCCTGCGAAAGAAACCAAGCCAGCCTTTGGTTTTCCTTGGCTTCCATAGAAATCTGTATGTGGCTGGCTGCGTACAAATCTATGGAAATTTACATAGTCACgtttggcatttatttattgatgcATATAAAAACATACTCCTAGATCCCATTCATGCCTTTCCCGCCTTGTTGTGGTTAcgtttttttgttattatttttttttacattgtGGTCAGGAGACGGGACAGTTGAATGATTTTAATATGTCGATTTGGCTGATGTTCTCCatttacaacaaaatattttatggcattGTGTGCTGCATTCGAAATCAAGGCTTCCATTCTCAGAAGGGAAAATGTCAGGAGCACCGACGCTGATGTGCCAGTCACACAATAGCTGGCAAATCGAAAATGTGTATAACATGTTAAGCGAATAAATTGTACTTGAATTGTCACAATAGCCCGAGGATTAGGTTTGTGGGGCGATTGGGTGTGGCTGTGGGTCCTTCTGTCTTCGTCGTTGGGTTTTGTcacccaaaaaaatatatataaaatatcatAACATACTTATACCCGTCaatcgtagagtaaaagtgtATAAGCTATAAGTTATATTTATTCCTAATCCTTATCTTATTCTCTATCGTTAATGAAGTAGTATCGTAATGAAGTTACGAATGCTTTAATGCATATATTGGTAAATAGCACATttccagaaatatttaaagaaaatctCTAAAGAAAAGTAtgcataaaaaacaatatgtaaataatttcACACTATTTTGAATGTTAATATGTAGGCCGCAAATCACAGTTAATTATCCGAGTAAAGAGCTTATAATTTAACTGGTCAGGCTAAGAAAGCGAATTTATTCATGATTTTAAttagtattttatttgtgtttgttttatttacaaagAGTCTTTTTAATATGCTCATAAAAGAAGCATTATTAGTGTTGAAGTTTATTAGATGGCTTTTCAATTAGTCTGTCAGTTTAAATGtctaaaatgcatttattttattacgtttttatttacatacacACAAAACCAGTTCGTTGAACAATAATGTGGCATTTGCTGCCCCATTCAGACGGACTATTCACAATCAAAACTCTCTGGCGAATACAAAACTATCCAATTTCATGCTGTGTCAGATTTATAACTacaatttacataattttaatcTCTTGCAATGCGTTTTCCCATTTGTAAGGTAACTCGAATGTGAAAATGCAACAGCTGTGATTGGACTTGCAAATTCAGCTTGCAATTTGCAGTCATTTTGTCGGGCTAATTGCAGCTACATTTCAGTTAAGCCTCAAGTTTGGTTAACTTTTTGGCTAGGCACTAATTAATTTGGCTTCTGTGAGTGGGGCATTGCCTTATAGGCCTTGGCAGGATATCCTTACCACAACAGAACACATGTACTCTGCTTTCAGGCGATGCCAGCAACTTGGAGGCCAACAATCCGATGTCGagcggcggaggaggcggaaCTGCCAATGGTCCTGTGAGCCCCAGCATTTCGTTCTGGTTCCGTTTGAACCGCATCATCCTGCGCCTCTGCTCCACCCACCAGTTCAAGAATCTCCAGGTAAGCTACTTACGCTTCCAGCTTTCCGTGAAATCCTTTTGCAAACAAGTTCAAAGTTCTCCTCAACCGCCGTCGTTCTCGGGCAAACTTTTTTGTTCACTTTGCTTCTTGGCGTGCCCAACATTTCTTCTAGTAACAGCAGCAATTCATTTCCAAAAATTTATCCCTAAAGACTCCAAATctaaagtatatattttgcatAGAGTATTCTGCACTTTGTGTTGTATTCCTCGTAATTTTGTTACAAGAAATGAACTTATAGATACACTTTTTAAGATAAATGTTTGGCACTTTCTGAAAGCCCATTCTCTAAGTGCGTTCATTTCCCTTTTGCAATCAGGTGGAAATGCTGTATCAGCGGTATTTTCTGCGTATGAATCAGAGCAACACGACGCACATTTTGGCCCTGCTTTTGGCCCTCATTCTGGCCCTGTCCTGCACGCAATTGGTCTTCACCACGCTGCAGCTGCGACGCAGCACcgcgctgctgctggaaatCAGCGAAATCGGACTGGACGCAAATGCGACCGTGGGCAACTTGACGACCGCCACAGTGAAGCCTCCACCCCCGTTGGCATCATCGGATCAAATGGCCCGGCTCAGCTCCATCCCGCTCCTGGCTCTCGCTTCCAATGGCAGCTGGGCGGGCGACGCGGCGGGAGGCGGTCAACTGAAATCCGCCCATAGCCGCAACTTCGACGATTTTGAAGCGGACCATAATGGGCAGctggggggaggggggctgGTGTGGCGCCGCCAGAAGCGCAAACATTATCGACGCCTCCACAAGCACCGATACAAACACAAGTCCCACCAACAGCACCGCACCAGGTATGCCAACTACTGATAGTAGCTAATTTTCTCaaaaaaatagatatataATCTTATAGGCttattttgttataatttACATTCCTATCTATGAGATCATACAatataaatttctttaatttattgaCTTTTCAATCAGAAACAAGTACATTAAAactaatataatatatatttaaaatattatttagaAGAAcatttctcttttttatttagcaCTAATTTTAATGCTCGTCTAGTAATTTATATACAGCATCCTTGCTGTAGCTATAAATCACCAATCTTATCACCATCACAGGTAAAATTCGAGAGTGTAATATAGATGAAAGTGAATAAGAGGCAAGTTTTGACAGGTCACCGGGTCGACAAGGTGCTTTTCCCGAAAGGCGGTTCCATTTTTGCACAGCTCGCATTTGAGGTTTTACTCCGGGTGGTCTCCTGAAATTCAACGAAACAACTTTGGGCTGTCCGAAAAGAGCTGAGCCCATAAAAGTGTGTCCAAAGTAGgctcaaattgaatttaaagcGGGCTGGAGGACCGAACCAAGTTAAGCTCCACGAAAAGTAATTTTAGCCGAGGGAGAAGCCACAATTCATCGAAGGAAATCCATGACGAGGCTTTAATCGAGGGCGAAAAATTGAGctaaagtttaatttaaagGCATATTGGAATATAATTGCAGGAAGATCTAGACAACATCAGACATAAGAAATTCATGAACTattataaaatcaaaatagtGGAGGGAAATCATTACAAATTCATGACAATGCCTTACTTGAAATCCCAAGTTTATTGTTGAAGTTGAATATAAAAACACTTTGATGGGcaatcattttaattgttcAGCAAGCTTTTTAATTCCAAACGTATTTCTGTATAAAAGTGCAATTTCGTAATTTGAAGTTTTGTGAGGTACCCAGcatagataaataaataaacaatacaaATTAAGATAAGACAGGAACCCTAAGCTCAATtctcaataaaaataaaccttATCTATAGACTTTACAACTTAATACTTTACCAACTAAAATAGCACGAAGCTCGAGAGAATTTAGGtctttaaaataaagttataCTTGAAATTGAAACGAAAAATGGAAACGATTAATGCtaccagaaaaaaaaacgaatttcTGTGCTCAACAAGTTgttagaaaaaaaacacaaatttccatttgataTTCTTGAGCACCTATTGCCATTTGTTTTCCCACAAATATTTGTCAACAAAATCATATCCATACAGTATTGCGGCAGCCATAAGATATCAGCGGATAAAGAAATAACTCTTGCAAGAACACACAAGACAATTCCCAAATCAATAGCTTGTGTGCTAACTGACTGCTCGAATTCATTTTGCCTGCCTTCCATTTACATTTAGATTTATTTTgccacaaatatttatgctgGCCATAAATGCCGGCATTTGGCAAGACGGATAGTTAGTTGGCCAAACATAAAGCAGACAGTTTCATCAAGTGTTTCATGCgagtgaaatgaaattttggACCTTATTGCAGATACAGGATGCGGGAGAAGAGGAGCCTGCAGGACATTGGGCTGGTCAAGGGTGAAGGGATCCGGCCCCAGCTGATTGTTGACACTGCCCCCAATGATGCCGATGTGTACACAGTTGCTCccgatgatgatgttgatgacGTTGATGAGGGGCGAAGTGCTGGCAGTAAacacattacgtatacgccgcgtgtcCGCGACTACAATCAAATTTCACAAGCGGAACGTGATGAAGTGTTAAACACATCGTCAAACGCCGGAGCTGCACCCGATAATTCAGACCCACCCCTGGGCTACGGCCACCTCGTCTCCCTGATCCTGATGCAAGTGGACGAGTCCGTGCTGGTCTTCCTCATTGTCATGCTAATCTGCGGGATTGTCTACGCCTGTGAGTTGACTTGCACCGCGTGACTTCTGACTTCGGCCGCTAATCCCTTTGTGTTTGCCTACAGTCCTGCTGTGCATCCTCTCCAAGCCGGCCATGAACGAGATCTTCCTGGTGCTCGTGTCCTACGTCATTCTGGGCACCTTCCTGGCCATCGAGGTGGCCGTCAGCTATGCCATGCAACCCAGGTTGGTATACGAGTTCCATTGCTAACATGCCCACTTCGAAACATGACCCCTAAAATCTTTGGTTAGTTGAGCACATTATTCTATAAAAGCAATCAATATCAATCTATCGAACTATTATAGGTTTGTTTTGAAATGGATGTTGATTTATATTCCATTTATGTACCTTAAAGTgctatttaaatttgattagtTTCTTATTATTGTATCAATTATTGTatgtgtttttggttttcccatTGCTTAGCATATGTTTTTAGTTCCTTGAATAGTATAGAAGTCTATTCCCAAGTATTATTTGTCAGCAGAGACCCATtaatttttctcagtgcacgGCAGCTGTTGCTGGCTCGGCAAAATTAATCATTCACGGCTCGCTAATTGCGAGAACTGGGAATCATGCTGAGCAAACAACCGCACCTGTGCTCCAGAGTCCTAATCGCTCTTCTCGTGTCCGATTTCCTCCGGCAGCAAATCCTTCAACGGCAGCGCCTGCTGCATCGTGCTCATCTACATGACCTACACGATGCTGCCCCTCCGTCTCCGGGAGGCTCTGATCGGAGGAATCCTCCTGAGCGTCGTCCATCTGTACACCTGCCTGAGGCTCACCGCGATGCAGGATGAGGCGGTCCAATTCGTCCACTGGGGCGAGGTGAGTGCCAGTgcgagtgggagtgggagtgggaggaCACATGTGCTCTTCGAGTTGCTGAATTGCTGGGTGCTCGAATGatataacatttaattgcTAGCTAATTACTTAATGTGTGGGATATAAGAAAATTGGCTAGATTGAGGCGGTGGATTGGGATATTGGATTATAACATTTATTTCGAATGTAAAGAGACTTGTTTGTTCTcttatatttaatacatttttaataagttatatgtattttgatttaatgcaaTAGGTAATGGATATTTTACTACGCTTCTAGTTTGAAAGAAAACATTGCTCTGGTGTGTCACACAACTTAATGCGATTTCATTGTTTATGTATCAAATGGAGCATGTAGCCATCTATCAACAGGTTTGGCACTTTCACTGAGccgcaaatgcaaatttatttagcgaataataaaattgaaatactGCGCAATAAAGGGGCGAGTGGGGAGGACATCTAGCTTTAATTGGCTAGAGCGGGAAAATCAGGGAGGAAAACAGCAGCTAAGAGTGGCACGTGTCCAAGGGCCTGGGAGTAAACATGAACggaatgaaattaaattggcgCTAAATTGAATGAAATCGAGAATGTGGAGGCtgctccacctccaccaccagcCGCCTAAGTGTTGTTTTCCCCGTATTTATGGCTTGTAATGTCATTAATGCTCCAATCTCCGCCCGCAGTTCCTCTGCACTTTGGTGGCCCTCCTCCTGGCCAACCTCACCGGCGTCTACACCCACTGGCCCAAGGAGAAGGCCCAGCGAAAGGCGTTCATCGAGACGCGGCAGTGCATCGAGGCCAGGCTGAGGACTCAGCGCGAGAATCAACAGCAGGTGAGTGGTACTCAAAAGGAGGAAATCTATTCAGGTTATTGGAAGTagtatttcaatttattatacACGTAGACCATGTTTCCTTATTTTCATTGTATTTATTATCTGGTACTTTAAGCTTAATTCTTAAAAATATGCTAGCCCCACTTCACGCCATTCATGTTGAGTTGGCTAACTGGGGAAGCACAGGAGCTGTCGACAAAGTGAAATCTGCAGGTGTTTTATTGGCATGTGGGTGTGGAACATGAAAGACCAAGCCGAAAGGTGAAATAATGAACTCTGGGCAAATTTCGCACGAATTGTTTGCATCAAACGGAATGCTGACTGGGTAGCAGCAGCGGGGCACAGATCCATCCCATCCCATGCTCTTCGCAATAACCCACTGCTCCTTCACATTTCGGTGGTCTTTTATCTTGAGCATAACAACGAAATGGTGCTCCATGTAGAGAGGTGCCCCAGTGTGGAGATGCCTTTTGATGGCGCCTTCCAGGACTAAAAATAAGAACAGAGCAGTCGAAAATGAAAAGCTCGAAACATTTAAGAGCTCTGCTCTTTACTGAACACTTTTATGAATTCTCCAAATATCCTTTCttgttaaatattattcaaataGTTTAAATGCACGTCATTTTTGAAGAGTATGCAAGTTGATTTATGCATGCCGATCTCGAACGAGAGTTCATTTGAAATGGGATTTCGAAATGGTGAGATATATGAGGTATTAAAACATATCCATTTGTTGCAGGAACGCTTGTTGCTGTCGGTGCTGCCGCGTCATGTGGCCATGGAGATGAAGGACGACATTGCGGGCCAGCCACGTGACACACAGTTCCATAAGATATACATCCAGCGGCACGAGAACGTCAGGTGAGTGGACCTGAAGGGGAAGTGAGTGTGTGGCGTGGGCGAATATATTTGCATGCAAAGTCAATAAATTGTTTGGCTGAGAGTCTCTGAATGTCTGAGCGTGTAACGCGAGCAATGAATTTGTATGCAAAGCCAAAAAGGAGCTAAAGCCAAGTGCACAGCGCCACGCACACATATgcaaagcacacacacacacacacacacacacacaaacgacACACGCATTCAGCAGTCAAGCGAGCATAATAAAGCATACTTTGAGGCGCACCTGTTTGAGTCAGAAATGTCCTTTGTCTGTCGCCTTTTCTCCGCTTCCCTTTAGAGTGGGTTGCTGGGATTTCTGTTCGAAGTCGTCAGggggaaaatgcgaaaaactGCTGGGGAAATAGGAGAAGATACCTAGAACGTATTCAGGTTGTAATTTTTTCAAGGAATATGACTAGAAATGCATAgttcataaatttaaaactgttATTTGTCGATGTGCGTAAAATCATATTTACATTGGTCAGAAATCCCTGggtttttgaatattttatataaacttTTGTGTAACTAAAACATCGTTATGCTGGCAATAACAACGAAATAACTTTAACAACAAGTTATTCCCTGCAAAATAAAGAGCATTACTCTTCCAACTTTCGCCTCGGGCTGCCATTGTTACTTTTCCTCTTGTTTACCCTCCCAAGCTTTTCCCAGTccattttgtattaaattacGCGCTGAGCCGACTAAGCCCTTCTCAGTTACGAGTCGTAAAATCagcaaaataaagaaacagaACAAGTGGCTGTGCTAACGTGGCTCTGTCAACACATGGCCATGTTGCATAGGCCAAGAGTAACGTGAAAGGGATTTAACATTGTTAGATTTCGGGGAATAAATAACCGACACATAATTCAGTCTTAAATAAAGGGGAAAAAATGTTCCTGAAGGCGGAAGTTAACCGAGATAAAATAGACAGGGggaaaatatatgcaaatctCCTTAAAGGAGTTGAGACTTCTATGGAAATCTTACCAGCattattaaagaaaatatttaatgaaacaGAAAGTTGGTTCTTAGGTAGATATTTCAGGTAAAAGTAACGAATTTCGGTTTCTGCTCAAAGAAaaattgtttctattgggACGGTTTTAAAGTAACttgatttaaatatgttttaagtGGGAAAGACCAGTCTGCTTtcaaatgcaatattttaactttattttggGATTTCCTTTTAAATAAGGAAAGAAAAGTAAGTCCCACAACCAAAAAACCTCTGGTTGTGGCTAAAAATTCTGCTCAGCTATGCTTCTAAAATCAAAAACTATCCGTGTGGCATTTTGCTTTTCTTGGTATAGCCATTAGAGAACTCACAATTCCTTTTTTCCTCTTGCAGCATCCTTTTTGCGGACATCTGCGGTTTCACCAGCCTCTCGGATCAGTGCACCGCCGAGGAACTGGTGCGTCTGCTGAACGAGCTCTTTGCCCGGTGAgtattcggattcggattcggatgcGTAGTGGATGCGATGTTGCATGTGCCAGCTGAATGGACCACTGGGACGGCCAGAATTTGTGGTCATAATTAATGGCAAACAATTCGTGCACTTGCCAAAAGAAGGGGATACTCATGGGCTTtaagaacttaaaaaaattatattaaaatattagtAACATTACACTACATTTCTGACCGACTACTTAGACTTCTGATATTATGAAACATATAACCAAGTACTCAAACACGAAAAACAAACTAGCAAACGGGTGGCAAGGATCTAAAAGGGTTTTACCACGAACGAATCTAAAGTAAACCCATCCAATTCTAACATTTTTCTTAGTGCACGTCCATCTGTCTGAGTCCTTTTCTTATTCATGAAATCGAAACCCAGACAGAGCCTGCGGCTGTATTAATTGCTCCAAGTGAACGAGGGAAAACTGACCTTggggcaaacaaataaacctGCTGACCTCTTTGTAACCGAGTTTAGGCACTAGTAACAAGCTGCTTTTATGGGAGAGGAACAGATAAAATTTAAGAATTTGGGAAAGGGGGTTATATTCGGTTATTCTCGTCGACCTCTTAAGAATATTAGTTTTCAGCAGAATTTTTGATGACTGTGGTTGCAAAAGTAAGTTGTGGGTCTCTTTGGGGGAAATGTGATCAAATTATTCAGCGCTAATTAATTTACAGTTGTTGATACCTCGAAACAAAAGCTTGGCTATTAAGTGGATAAGATACTCGTTTGGGCCCtttacttttcatttcttttcttttgtgtcCGGATAAACTGAGATGAGATGATGGTTGTTGCTCATTGTGTATAGACTTACAGCTCCTGTGGCGATTTTCCTGTCCATTTTCCAACTTCTGCGTTTTCACTTCTCCACTTCCATTGCAGCTTTGATCGATTGGCTGCGGAGCATCATTGTCTGCGCATTAAGCTGCTGGGCGATTGCTACTACTGCGTCTCCGGACTCCCGGAACCCCGTCCGGATCACGCCCATTGTGCCGTGGAAATGGGACTCGATATGATTGACGCCATCGCGTGAGTATCCGTGTCAGCAAACAGAAACACAAATGCAACTGCTGCTCTGCGtctttgttgtggctgctAGGGGAAATCGAGAAAGGAGTTTCCTTCCTCTGTTGGACATTGTCACTTTACCATACTgccataaatataatttgttgcTTCCAATGCCTATGTAAAGTCTACGtatatacataataaaacaaagcaTTTTGGCGTTCTGTTCCCTTTTCATTTGCAGCCTGGTTCGCGAGGTGATGGCCGTCAATGTGAACATGCGAGTGGGCATCCATACGGGCCGGGTGCACTGCGGCGTTTTGGGCCTGGTCAAGTGGCAGTTCGACGTTTGGTCCAATGACGTCACGCTGGCCAACCACATGGAGAGTGGCGGGATTCCCGGGTGAGTGCTATTTAATCTTCTAGCTGAGATTAATCGATCCTGCGTCTGTGTCCTCTGTCATCTGTTCACACTTCAAAAGTGTCCATTGTCTTGGGCGTTTTGTGGTCGAGGCATGGGAAATCCCCTTCGATTCAATTCATTTTGCTGCCTTTCCCACGGTGAATTCAATTTCATTCTGCCGGCAAATCCAATTCAATCCATTGAAAATCCCGTTTCGTTCGTTTCGGCCAGTTGGAGCAACTTCCGGCGACAGCTGTGAATAATGGCTAGTGAAAGAGGGAATATCCAACTTTCCCGAAAACTCTGGCCAATAAAAGCAGTGTGGCACAATTAAGGCCAACTTGTTGTGACCGACCAGAAGTTGTATTGTGTGAAGCACCGCCCATAAAGACACTCGAAAGTCCACAAGTGTCGCCGCTCTGCGgttgtccttcgtccttttgAGTCCTTCGACCATCGGCTCGAGGGTGCGCCTCTCCATTGTGGTCCTAATCGTTGTAATTGCCCTACACAGTATTTTGCATGCGACTTGTGGTTAACTGAAGGCGTCAAGTTATTGGTAACTTACGAGTGCTTGCCGACCCCCCCTTGCAGCACCCATCCCCTCTCTCAGATAGCCCGCCCAATCGATTATGGCCCACCGAGTGGAAGCCACACCCACGCCACCCACTccgcccactccgcccactGATAAGTGCCCCACAACaatattttgttgctgttgattcAGCTGCACTCACTTCAGCACTTGAGCAATTTGTTTCTGCTCGGATACCCCGGCATCAAAAGTTCGTGTTGCCCAAGGTATATCAGGATGTGCTGCTTCAAGTAggattattttaaaaaatattaaactgcAGGCTTACAGACATAACTTAAACACTTTTAACTTTATATCAAATGTATCTCAGTAAAAGTAATGTATctatttttatcaaaacaaGGATTTGTTATATGGCATATTATGTTTGATATTTGTTAAATTCTTACAATAAACCAATCACATATTCAGAGAATAAAAGGAATGCATAGAAAGTAACCTTGGCCACAATTGTGGGAACTTTGCACCCATTTTAACTGGTTCTTCAGCCTGTTGAAAGGTCCCAAAATAATAGATAGCAAAGGGTCGAAGTACTGGTCTAGTACTCCCAGCACTCCCACCGTTTCGAGCGCTCTCCTTCCACACTTTCCTTCTGGGTTGACTTTTTGTGAATATTCACGCTGCGACTTTGGGTGGAAGTTTAAGTAACTGTTGAGTTTATTTGGGTCAGCCGGGCGACGGCAGCTCGTTTGTTAGCCCTGTCCCGGGtgaaattaaaagcaaatagCTGCAGTGGGTGTTGGCCAAAGTGGCAGCCATCGCCTTCGTCTCAGTGGGCTACCCGATAAGCTGCAATTTTAGCCGAGAGTTTAGAGTTAGGAGTTGAGCCGGCGTGGCATGTAAAAAGTTCGTTAGCAGCAGGAGGAAGTGGAATGCCCGGGAATGTGGACTACAGCAATCCATAACAAAGCGTCGTGTAATTATCAATAGAATCAACAACAGGCACTAGTTTCATGGCAGCCGAGGATCTCAGGAAGCCGGGGGCATCTGTTGCCGGATTCTCCTTTCTCTGCAGCCGAGAAGAGCATTAAAAATCTATTTCGTAAACTTGGATAAGCAAGTCGCAAGGGCGAAAGTGTTGGTCGgaatgtgggcgtggaaaatgGTACATGTGCCTTGCTATGTTTTCGCTTCCTGCGGTTAACTGACCAACCGCATGGGGGAAAACACAAAAGTAAAGGAACCCCTAAGCTGATAAAGATAATCATTACAATGTGTCCTCTTTTTCCTTTACTCACACATTTCCAGGCGCGTGCACATAACCAAGGAGACCCTGAAGTGTCTGGATGGCGATTATGAAGTGGAGGTCGGCAACGGAAACGAGCGCAATTCGTATCTCAAGGATCATCAGATAGAAACGTACCTAATTGTGCCAGGAGATATATATAGGCCAGTAAGTCGGAGTCCTCGGTAATCATTAGATACCTTCAATTACACAATGCATTCCTATTTCCAGCACAAAAAGTCCAGAAATCGATTGCAGGTCAATGGCAATATTTCCAAAGAACTTCGTATGATGGGTCATGGCACGGCCCAAAAGCACACTTCAAAGTATGTTTCATTAATTACTTGATGCCTTTTGGCAAAGTAATCTATTTATATCTTATTTAATTGCAGATTTGGGTTCGGCGACAGTTCGGAGAGTGCCAAGGATCCCGAGGATGAGGTTAATGAGTATCTGATGCGGGCCATCGATGCCCGGAGCATCGATCATCTGAGGGCCGAACACTGCCAGTCCTTGCTGCTCTGCTTCAAGGATAATGTCCTGGAGAGAAAGGTACATTTACAATTAATTCAGTACTAAATAGatacttttaattgaaaatcatGTCTTTATTCCCAGCTAGTATTGATAAATACATTCATTTCGTTGTAATAAAGTAATATTCCTTTATTTAGGGCTTAgg
This portion of the Drosophila santomea strain STO CAGO 1482 chromosome 3L, Prin_Dsan_1.1, whole genome shotgun sequence genome encodes:
- the LOC120450227 gene encoding adenylate cyclase type 5 isoform X2 — its product is MSGLPGAGSGGVAGGATHIFRSLSSESQKREWSKRLSLRGMRHGGAAGGPGGSGTSSLASSKEESKHRKFFSRSASLRQAGSGGGGGGGGVGGSGSHQASMELHVPGQEGRGGGGGASSGAGSPQTQTQPSTPKKSNWEVIEHFNTSAKGGKAVVSSSLIAAGITRCNIDESMDSTNSSSTCHSPMIYQRDETQLLQPGDASNLEANNPMSSGGGGGTANGPVSPSISFWFRLNRIILRLCSTHQFKNLQVEMLYQRYFLRMNQSNTTHILALLLALILALSCTQLVFTTLQLRRSTALLLEISEIGLDANATVGNLTTATVKPPPPLASSDQMARLSSIPLLALASNGSWAGDAAGGGQLKSAHSRNFDDFEADHNGQLGGGGLVWRRQKRKHYRRLHKHRYKHKSHQQHRTRYRMREKRSLQDIGLVKGEGIRPQLIVDTAPNDADVYTVAPDDDVDDVDEGRSAGSKHITYTPRVRDYNQISQAERDEVLNTSSNAGAAPDNSDPPLGYGHLVSLILMQVDESVLVFLIVMLICGIVYAFLLCILSKPAMNEIFLVLVSYVILGTFLAIEVAVSYAMQPSKSFNGSACCIVLIYMTYTMLPLRLREALIGGILLSVVHLYTCLRLTAMQDEAVQFVHWGEFLCTLVALLLANLTGVYTHWPKEKAQRKAFIETRQCIEARLRTQRENQQQERLLLSVLPRHVAMEMKDDIAGQPRDTQFHKIYIQRHENVSILFADICGFTSLSDQCTAEELVRLLNELFARFDRLAAEHHCLRIKLLGDCYYCVSGLPEPRPDHAHCAVEMGLDMIDAIALVREVMAVNVNMRVGIHTGRVHCGVLGLVKWQFDVWSNDVTLANHMESGGIPGRVHITKETLKCLDGDYEVEVGNGNERNSYLKDHQIETYLIVPGDIYRPHKKSRNRLQVNGNISKELRMMGHGTAQKHTSKFGFGDSSESAKDPEDEVNEYLMRAIDARSIDHLRAEHCQSLLLCFKDNVLERKYASEPDRMLCVYFYCSLLVLLGTSIMRLVVFQSSLMTLALSTGALLLLGFLVFLVACHKINFQLPSDIKRFSLRIHSNRRVSQLFAFASVALIVLTTLLAMFQESGRQMELLQRRRFWLDVNGSISLNDTELHTRMSAAEEPDCDFYLAYNTFLLLTLLSMMSCATYQVLRILLKLLLLLLASGSYMACSSYLYSRSREMSQELA